The Cytophagales bacterium sequence TACTTTACTTTATGAACAAAAAACCCGAATTAAGCTGGGTATTTATAACGATAGGAGTATTTACTAAACCCCTGGTGCTCCCTTTTGCGCCACTCATAGCAATTTTTACATGGAGAGATTTTGGGCTTAAGCGCACCTTCAAATGTACTGTAACTTCTGTGATTACAACCATTATAATATTTATTCCTTTTTTATATCTGAATAAAATCGAGGAAATCATCTACAGCCTGTTCTTCCAACTGGAGGCCATGCCCTACATTTCTGTAAACGCCCACAATATATGGTGGATCATAGGGGCAGGACTGCCCTGGATAGATGCGAGCACTAAAATACTGGGAGGAATGTCCTTTAAATCTACGGGTATAATCTTATTCTCATTATTTTATATTATTTCAATTATTAAATTCTGGAGGTCGAAAGATGGGTTGGCGCTTTTTTATCTTTTTGCGAGTGTTGCGCTTGGTTTTTTTATGCTTTCAACTCATATGCATGAAAATCACTTATTTGCTTTTTTCCCCTTGGTATCTATGTTCGTTATTTATGACCAGAGGATAAAATGGGTATACGTCATTTTTACATTAACTTATCTGGCAAACATGGTGCTCCATGACCCCTTTATTGTCTCTTCCGGTATTTTTAATATGGGAAAAATATTATATATACCTTATGGAAGCGGGGGTAACATCTCGTTATTCAGGTTGGCGCTTACGATATTAAATAGTCTGATAGGTCTTTACATATTCTTCTATTGGATATTCCATTATTATTTGAGTGAGGATAAGCATCACTATGCTACTGGGAAATATAAAGTAATATTAGCGATAACGTTTATTTGCGGTGCCATTTTACCTTTAATACTTAAAGCCCGCACTTTTAAAAATGAACCATTCAATCTCAACAATGCCGTCATCACTACAAACCAGGATAACAATGTAGATTTGACATCATTCAGTATTAATAATGATAACAGGCAAGTTATTTATGCTCATCCGCCAACCCAAATAACCTACAATAATTTAGAGATATCTGAACAAACAGGTTTAACTTTTGGGTTCAGTCTCCATCCACAAACATGGAATCCTGAAAAAGGTGATGGAGTGCTTTTTGAGATTTCGGTTCAAATAGATAATAAAGCGGAAATGATCTTTTCAAAGTATATAGACCCGAAGAAGAATACTTCTGACAGAGAGTGGCATGATTACCAGATTGACCTGTCTAAATATAAGGGAAAGGAAATTTCTATAACCTTTATCACTTCACCAGGCCAGGCAAATAACAGCAGTTATGACTGGGCAGGCTGGAGCCAGCTCCGATTGATCTCAATAAATGATTCAAAATAAAATTTAGACGGATCCTTCGTTTAGGGTACCAAACCTTTCGAAACGATCTTCTGCAATACTTTCTCGGCAATGAGCTCATTACCAAGTGAATCCGGATGCATGTCGTCTACATATAAGGGGGATAGCATTTAGAATAATAATAGGCTTTTAGCAGCCTGTCTGCTAAACAAAAAGACTTAGCAAAAGGCCAGCAAAAGAAATTCACGCTAGCTTGATCTGGGTAATTTTTAAAACAGATCAGTCTGTTACTATGCATATTTTCCGAACTATTTAAAACTATATCTGTATCTGATGGTTTGATAAAATGAGATCACTGCGGTCATAATAAAAAAAGTTAATTTTTCAGAGTATCCTTCACCTGTTTTTCTTTTTTGACATGAAACTGGTATTTCTATAATTTTTAATCTTTTTAAGCATGCCACACCAACAATAATCACATTAACTGCAAATGTAGAAATTGGTATATTGTTATATGCATCTTTAAATTTTGATGTTTTCATCAGACGATAGGGTGAATTTATATCCCCCATTCTCTTTCCATAGAAAAGTCTGATCGTGATTCTTGAAAAAAAGCTGATGGTCTTTCGTGTAAAAGAAAGATTTCTTCTAATCCTCCTACCTATAAGAAAATCATATTGCTCTCTTTTTTCCCAAAATTTCGAAAAATGGTCTGAACTTATCTCATTATCAGAATCCACCTGAAATATCCATTCAATATTTGAATTTTCTCTATAACCCTGCAAAAGTGTTGGACCATGTCCATTATTAGCTTTGTTGTGAACGATTAATATTTCATGTTTCTTTGCTATTGTATTCAAAATGCTAAAGGTGTTATCAGTTGAACCATCATTGTATGCATGGATTTGAAAGTTAATTTCATGTTTTTTTAGTTCATCAATCCAGCTTTTTATAACATATTCAATTATTTCTGCTTCATTATATACCGGCATAATAACAGCTAGTTCTATCTGTTCTTTCATAAGTTATATCTTGTTTTTTTTACTCTCTTTTCATAAATATCTAATGCAATTGCTATTGTATGATGCATATCGTAATATTTATAATCTCCCAACCTGCCACTGATAATGACATTGTCCAGCTTTGCTGCTTCATTGCGGTACTTTAATACTAACTTTTGATTCTTTTCATCATTAATTGGATAAAAAGGACTGTGGCCATCATCAGATTTTGAAAATTCTTTAATGATCAAAGTTTTATCATTCGGATAATTTCTTTCAGCATGAAGATGTTTTGGTTCATGTATTCGGGTATATTTTATAGATTCATCAGCATAGTTCATTACAGCAGTTCCCTGATAATCCTCAACCCCAATCACTTCTTTACAAAACTCAAGCGTGCTCCATTCAAGGTTGCCATATTTAAAATCAAAATAACGGTCAATTGGCCCGCTGTAAATAATTAACATTGGTTCAGGTATTTGTTCTCTAATAGCGAAATAATCAATATTGAGCTTTAAGCATATATTTTTATGATTTAGCATTTTTTTAAATATTTCAGAATAACCCTTTAATGGAATTCCCTGCCATCGGTCAAAGTAATAATTTTCGTTATAATTTTTTCTAAAAGGTAATCTGTTGAATATGGATTCAGGCAGCAGTTTAGGATCTCTTTGCCAGTGCTTTATAGTATAACCTTTTATAAATGCCTCATATAGAGGTTTTCCGATCAAACTAATAGCTTTTTCTTCAAAATTTTTGGGCTTCTTAATCCTATCTTTAGCAATTTCATTCTTTATAAATTCATCAACTTGAAAAGGTTTTAAGTTAATATTATAAAAAGCATTTATTGTTTCCAGATTGATTGGCATTTGATACACTTTATTTTTATATGTAGTGAGTACCTGATGAACATATCCATTAAATTCAGTGAATCTATTAATATAGTCCCAGACTTTTTTATTTGAGGTATGAAAAATATGTGTTCCATATTTATGGTACTCTATACCTGTAGAATCATCTATGGTTGAAAAGCAATTACCACCAATATGGTTTCGTTTTTCAATAACTAAAACTTTTTCATTCAAGTCATTTGCTATTCGCTCAGCTATTACAGAACCAAAAAATCCACTGCCTACAACTAAATATTTAAAGTTTTCAAAATTCATATTTTGCTCATAAAATTTTCTGCTTTTGAATAAGTTGGTTTAATTTGTTTAAGAAGAAATATGGTATATAACCACAAACTGAATGTACTTAGAAATCTCATATAACGCACTAATTCTGTAGGAATATCTTTTATATAAAAAACATAAGGGAATCCATCTGTGAATAATTGTATAATAATGTAAGAAAATATAGGTATTATAACTTTAAACCCAATATTTTTCAAAATACAGTGGTAGTAAAAAATCGAAAAAAAGGATAGCATTAGTAATAGCTGATAATTTAGCCATGAATTTCCATAGATCATAAGCAAAAGAGGTATAAAAAGAGAAATCTCTAATAGATTGATCTCAATACTTTGATGTTTTTTTCTATTTTGCAATATTGAAAAAACAGAGAAACTAACGAGAATAATGGTGGTAAAAGTGCTTAAACCTTTGGCTATTAGTGGATTCAAGAAGGGTAATTTGGCAAAGAAAATTTCCAGGCTTATGTTATCAGAAGTATCTTGTGCTGATTCCATAAACATATAAGGCAACAATATAAAATAAAAATCATAAACTTCCTGAAAACCTACCACTAATATTGAAACAATCATCAAAACGATAATTGTAATTATGAAACTAATCAGTACATTCCATTTTTTTTTAATGACAAAATATATCAAAAATATTAAAGGATAAATTTTTAACATGGTTGCAATGCCTAATGTACATCCGGGAACTAACCGATTTTGCTTAATAGAAAATAGAATTGTTAATGCAAGAAGCAACAAAATCAGCGTTTCTAATTGCAATCCGTAAAGAGTTTCAAAGAATGGAATGTAATTTAATGTAAGTATCATTATTATAAAAATAAGGTTTTTATTTATTTTGCCAATTATTGCAATATAAATAAGTAAAAAGCTAAAGAATAAATATAAGGCTAATTGCAAAATCCAGTGATAAATAAATATATTATCACCAATACCCAAATTTGCAAACGGTATCCATAGGCTGGCATAAATTGGTGGGTATCTATAGAGGGGTAAATCAGCCCGGTAATTATTTTCCAAATTATCGATAAAAGGATAAAGTATGCCAGTATTTATATATTCTAGCACCTGATTCCAAATTACAGGAAAATCGCAAAATCCAAACTCCTTAATATTATATACTTCTAAAGAAAATCTGATGCCAGAGGCTATTAACAATATTATAATAATTATGTTTAGTATTTTTAGGTTTTTCATTAACAAGAAATAAGTTTAAAATGAATGTCAGAAGGTAACGGGGGCAATTCATTACATGGTAACGCTGGATTATACATTAAGTGATCCTGTTATTTGTCGCAAAAAATACAAAATCGCGGCATATTTCAAATATATGTCGTTCATTACGACAGGTTTTATTAGTTGGTCAATATTCGGTAACTTTATTGATTTTCAGATTATGGCGCCATACCCTTATGTCGCAAGAACAATTACCGGTCGGGACTAAAGAACAGTACTGTCTTCTCATCTTCCTGATATGCGTTTCCAACTACATAATGACTGTAGTTTTTTGAGTAATAATAGACTTTCAGCAGCCTGTCTGTTAAAAAAAACAGAGATAGCACCGTAATCAGCAATAGCCATTCCCGCCATCTGGTTTTAAAATATTTAAAGAGACTTCTCATGCTATGACTTGGAAGTTATTAAGAGGATGATTAAATAACATAGCAAACAAAGATTATTTAATAAATATTCAAATTTAGTACTTTTGTAGCTTAATAATAAAAAATAAACGGAATCATCGGATAATTGGTTATTCCCCCTATTTTTGTATCTTTGGGGTGAACTTAATTGAGGAACAAACTCGCAAATCCCCAAAGTTATGGAAATGATATTAATAATAACAACATTAATACTTACAATAATGACAATTAGCAGTAAAAGGATATTATTTTTAGCACGTTTTCTTTTTAGTTGTATTACTTGCTATTATATATTACTTTTTTTTAATGGGGGTGTATTTGTTTGCTTTCAGGAACAAGTAACAAAACCCATGATGTTAGCAGTAAAAGATGAAGGTAAGTATAATTTTGGTAAAGGTATGCCAAAAGCTGATTGTGATAAAATGCAGATCATAACAGTTGAAGATTTATTAGAGCACAAAGGAATTGATATGCCAACGTCATCGGAAACAACTTTTAAATCAGCCCCAAAGGAAACACTGGACACGTCAACTCAAACTAAATTAGATATTTAAAACACACAAACCGATTAACCGATAATTCCAAAAATAAATCAGGATAATATACCGGTAATAGGAAAACAAAATAAAATTTTTAATTGATGAGGGCCTTCCAATATCTAAATAATGAAATATTAAAAGAATTTTATTAATGGATAAAAAAAGACAAGGAGCGTCAAAGCTCAGGATAAAAAAAGACGATACTTCCGAAATGTCAATTATAACAGAAGAAGGCAAAAAACATGAAGTGCCGGTTGAAGGCTCGTTGGGCTTGTTAGCGCTTGGTGCCAAAGGATTATTAGCCTGGCGGGAAAAGCGTGAAAAAGTTGAAAAAAGTAAAAAAAAGAGCTCTATTTAATATGCCAAAACGACTTGCCAAAAAAGTACTGCTTATAGGCTGGGATGCTGCCGATTGGAAAGTGATCAATCCAATGCTTGAAAATGGACAAATGCCTGCCCTGGCAAGTATCATTAATAATGGTGTCAGGGGTAATTTAGTCACCCTGGATCCTCCCTTATCCCCCATGTTATGGACATCCATTGCAACAGGTAAAACTGCTGATAAGCATGGTATACTGGGCTTTACAGAGCCCGATCCGGAAAAAAACAGTGTTAGTGCTGTTTTATCCACTTCAAGAAAAGTAAAAGCTGTTTGGAATATTCTGACACAACAAGGTTTAAAAACAAATGTGATCGGATGGTGGCCAAGCCATCCTGCAGAACCAATCAATGGTATCAGTATTTCTAATTTCTACCAGCGTGCAAGAGAACCCATTGATAAACCCTGGAAGATGATGCCAGGCACTGTCTATCCGGAAACCCTCACCAAAACTTTTGCAAATTTACGCATCCATCCTGATGAGCTTACAGAGGCTCATATACTGCCATTCGTACCTAATGCTGCAAAAGTTGATCAGGAAAAAGACCCCAGGATAGGAGCATTATCCAAAATTATTGCAGACTGTGCATCAATTCATGCGGCTTCAACTTGGGTAATTGAAAATGAGTCATGGGATTTCATGGGCATATATTATGATGCCATTGATCACTTTGGCCATGGATTTATGAAATTTCATCCTCCACATCTCCCCGGTATTCCCGAAAATCTCTTTGAGATGTATAAAGATGTAGTAGTAAGTGGTTATCGCTTTCACGATATGATGCTTGAGCGTTTACTCCAATTGGCAGGGCCGGATACAACGGTTATGGTTATTTCTGACCATGGGTTTCATTCTGACCATCTGAGGCCTCTCAGCCTGCCAATAGAGCCCGCAGCACCTGCCTTTGAGCATAGCCCTTATGGTATTGTTGCTATGAAAGGTGATCACATCCGGAAAAATGAAATGATAGAAGGAGCAACTGTATTGGACATTACCCCTACCATTCTTACTTTATTAGGTTTACCAACAGGCGATGATATGGATGGCCATAGCCTCGTTCAGGTTTTTGATCATGAGGTAAAACTGGACAAAATTTCCAGTTGGGAAGATAAACCCGGAGAATGCGGCATGCACTCACAAACAACACCCGTTACAAATTCAGAAGAAAATAATGAAGTCCTGGATCATCTTGTTGAATTAGGTTATATTGAAAAACCTGATGAAAATAAGAAAAAAGCAGTTGAAAATACTACTAAAGAGGCCCAATATAATTTAGCGAGGGTTTACATTCATAAAAGAAGCTACTTAGAGGCAATTCCCATACTTAAAGAGCTTTGCGAAAAAAATCCGGATCAAACAAGATTTTCATTAAGGCTTGCCTCATGCTACCAAAATCTAAATAAGATGAAAGAATGCCGGAAAATTGTTGATAACATTCGCAGTAAACAGAAAAAAAAGCTACCTATGTTAGATCTTTTGGAAGGGACAGTGTTGTTAGGAGAAAGTAAACCGGGAATAGCGCTTAAATACTTTAAGAAAGCAGAAAAAAACATTAAAAATTATCCCGACCTGTACCTTCAGATAGGCAGAGGTTATTCACAATTAAATCAATGGGAAGATGCAGAGCGTGCTTTTAGAAAAGCCATTGATATTGACCCCGACAGTGCTGTATCACATCATGGACTTTCTGTAAGTCTTTTAAGAAGAAATAGGTTTGAGGAAGCCGCGACAGAAGCATTAGAAGCAGTAGGTTTAGTATATAATTTTCCTTTCGCCCATTATCATCTTGGAGAATCATTAATAGGCATAAAGGAATATAAAAGTGCAGCCGAGGCATTTGAGGTTTGCATAACCCAGGCTCCCAATATTGGTAAAGCAAGGCAAAGATTGATCACCATTTATAATGAGCACCTGAACAAGCCTGAAAAAGCAGATGAGCATAAAAAGATCCTTGATAACATGGTTAGAAAAACCATATATGTGGTATCAGGGCTGCCTCGTTCGGGCACTTCCCTTATGATGCAGATGTTGGAATCGGGTGGTATGGAAATATATACAGATGGTTTCAGAAAAGCAGATGAAAACAATCCAAGGGGTTTCTATGAACATGAAAATGTTAAAACATTGATGAGAAATAATACATGGCTGAAAGAGACTGACAATAAGGCTGTGAAAATAATATCTCATTTGTTACACAATCTTCCTCCAAATTACAACTATAAGATAATTTTTATGGAGAGAGATATTACGGAAGTCATATCATCACAGGTTGAAATGCTGGAAAGACAGGGAAAGGCAAACACTAAAAATTATCCTTTAAAGCTTGAGTTAGCTTTTAAGAAAAACCTGACGAAAGTCAAGGAATGGGCAAAAATACAGCCTAATGTAGAAATGATTTGTGTGAAATATACTGATATTATTACTGATCCTGTTAAACAGGCTGAAAAGGTTGGTGAATTTTTAAATAACAGTTTAAATATTTTTAAGATGGCCGCTGTTGTGGATACTTCTTTGTATCGTATTAGACAAAAAAAATAATATTTTTGTTTAAAAGTTAATAATTTGTTATAAATTGCAGCCCTAAAATAAAAATAAAATAAATCTTATAA is a genomic window containing:
- a CDS encoding glycosyltransferase family 2 protein encodes the protein MKEQIELAVIMPVYNEAEIIEYVIKSWIDELKKHEINFQIHAYNDGSTDNTFSILNTIAKKHEILIVHNKANNGHGPTLLQGYRENSNIEWIFQVDSDNEISSDHFSKFWEKREQYDFLIGRRIRRNLSFTRKTISFFSRITIRLFYGKRMGDINSPYRLMKTSKFKDAYNNIPISTFAVNVIIVGVACLKRLKIIEIPVSCQKRKTGEGYSEKLTFFIMTAVISFYQTIRYRYSFK
- the glf gene encoding UDP-galactopyranose mutase, which codes for MNFENFKYLVVGSGFFGSVIAERIANDLNEKVLVIEKRNHIGGNCFSTIDDSTGIEYHKYGTHIFHTSNKKVWDYINRFTEFNGYVHQVLTTYKNKVYQMPINLETINAFYNINLKPFQVDEFIKNEIAKDRIKKPKNFEEKAISLIGKPLYEAFIKGYTIKHWQRDPKLLPESIFNRLPFRKNYNENYYFDRWQGIPLKGYSEIFKKMLNHKNICLKLNIDYFAIREQIPEPMLIIYSGPIDRYFDFKYGNLEWSTLEFCKEVIGVEDYQGTAVMNYADESIKYTRIHEPKHLHAERNYPNDKTLIIKEFSKSDDGHSPFYPINDEKNQKLVLKYRNEAAKLDNVIISGRLGDYKYYDMHHTIAIALDIYEKRVKKTRYNL
- a CDS encoding DUF2029 domain-containing protein, whose amino-acid sequence is MKNLKILNIIIIILLIASGIRFSLEVYNIKEFGFCDFPVIWNQVLEYINTGILYPFIDNLENNYRADLPLYRYPPIYASLWIPFANLGIGDNIFIYHWILQLALYLFFSFLLIYIAIIGKINKNLIFIIMILTLNYIPFFETLYGLQLETLILLLLALTILFSIKQNRLVPGCTLGIATMLKIYPLIFLIYFVIKKKWNVLISFIITIIVLMIVSILVVGFQEVYDFYFILLPYMFMESAQDTSDNISLEIFFAKLPFLNPLIAKGLSTFTTIILVSFSVFSILQNRKKHQSIEINLLEISLFIPLLLMIYGNSWLNYQLLLMLSFFSIFYYHCILKNIGFKVIIPIFSYIIIQLFTDGFPYVFYIKDIPTELVRYMRFLSTFSLWLYTIFLLKQIKPTYSKAENFMSKI
- a CDS encoding tetratricopeptide repeat protein, whose protein sequence is MPKRLAKKVLLIGWDAADWKVINPMLENGQMPALASIINNGVRGNLVTLDPPLSPMLWTSIATGKTADKHGILGFTEPDPEKNSVSAVLSTSRKVKAVWNILTQQGLKTNVIGWWPSHPAEPINGISISNFYQRAREPIDKPWKMMPGTVYPETLTKTFANLRIHPDELTEAHILPFVPNAAKVDQEKDPRIGALSKIIADCASIHAASTWVIENESWDFMGIYYDAIDHFGHGFMKFHPPHLPGIPENLFEMYKDVVVSGYRFHDMMLERLLQLAGPDTTVMVISDHGFHSDHLRPLSLPIEPAAPAFEHSPYGIVAMKGDHIRKNEMIEGATVLDITPTILTLLGLPTGDDMDGHSLVQVFDHEVKLDKISSWEDKPGECGMHSQTTPVTNSEENNEVLDHLVELGYIEKPDENKKKAVENTTKEAQYNLARVYIHKRSYLEAIPILKELCEKNPDQTRFSLRLASCYQNLNKMKECRKIVDNIRSKQKKKLPMLDLLEGTVLLGESKPGIALKYFKKAEKNIKNYPDLYLQIGRGYSQLNQWEDAERAFRKAIDIDPDSAVSHHGLSVSLLRRNRFEEAATEALEAVGLVYNFPFAHYHLGESLIGIKEYKSAAEAFEVCITQAPNIGKARQRLITIYNEHLNKPEKADEHKKILDNMVRKTIYVVSGLPRSGTSLMMQMLESGGMEIYTDGFRKADENNPRGFYEHENVKTLMRNNTWLKETDNKAVKIISHLLHNLPPNYNYKIIFMERDITEVISSQVEMLERQGKANTKNYPLKLELAFKKNLTKVKEWAKIQPNVEMICVKYTDIITDPVKQAEKVGEFLNNSLNIFKMAAVVDTSLYRIRQKK